The Corylus avellana chromosome ca11, CavTom2PMs-1.0 genome contains the following window.
TCTCTTGGATAATGTGAAAAATCTTTTCCATGAGGTCTTTCCTGATGTTGTACTTCTAagtgattttgtttttaataactTCCAAGTGATATTTTGTATGTAAGTTTTCTGTGTTCGATGGAAGCTGACAACAAGAATTTAATGCAGGGTACCAATGTATTATCATCAATGCTTATGAACCCTCGGTGTTGCCTAAAAGTTTTGATCCTTAAGAAGTGTCAGCTTGGACTTACTGGAGTTCTTCATATGATTCAGGCTTTAGCAGGTTAAAGACACAAGCCCACTTTTGTTTTCAGTCAAGTCTCTAGAAACTAAAATTTGAatcattgaattttgattttttattttatttttttttttttcaggaaacGGCTCTCTTCAAGAGCTCAGCCTTGCTGATAATGCCTATCTGGATAAACATTATAGTCTAGAATATAACTTAACAGGAAAGGGAAGCTCAGAGTTCTTAAAGCAAGAACTCAACATATCTGAAAATTCTTTGAAGGGATGCGCAACAGAACAAGTTGACAATGCTCAGCAGGGTTTATGTACTGTGAACACTGACTACAATCAGCTTGAAGTTGCTGATAGTGAAGATGATCCAATTAGAGTAGACGCTGCTGCATCTGGAATTGATGACAGTTGTGCAAGTTCATGTCAAAAGAATGAGTGTCAGTTTATTCAAGAGCTTTCAACTGCTGTTCATATGGCAGAGAAGTTGTCCTTTCTGGATCTTAGCAATAATGGTTTCTCGACGCAAATTGCCGAAACGTTGTACACCGCATGGTCGAGTTTAAGAGGTGGTTCAGCTGAGAGGCATATTGAGGACAAGACAATCCATTTATTCTTGAAGGGAAATAAGTGCTGTATTGTGAAATCCTGCTGCAAGAATTAGGTTATCTTTGCTGCAGGAGTTTATTCTTTGAGGGAATCCACAGAGGCAGTTCTTCCGGAAATAACTGAGAATTATATACTTTATACTGAATAAGATAGGGTGCTTTGCTGATAAATGTCACATGGGTTCATTTCTAGATAGTAACTACCCATTTTTGAGCCATAAATATAACTTAAACATTTGGCTATTGTTTCTATTTGATAGCCCAACATTAGAATTGACAAAAATGTACAGGTTCTTGGAATTTAAATCAAATGCAAAAGAATTTGAATGAAGCAGGCTCTGGTTGTTTTTCTGTCAATAATTTAATTGAGTATTGACACCTTGCTTAAGACACTGTTGTACGTACTTGGTGTTTCAGAAGCTATACCATATTCTGCCTTGTACATTTTTTACTGCAGTCATTTTTCTAGCATTattagtatttcttttttattattattatttttttttcagaaatatCTTGGATTCTCTTAAATGCTCAACTCAAAGGAATGGGTTGACATTGGACACCTACCTTATGGTTGGCAGTTGAGCTGGTTTTGGACATGGTTTGAGCTCtgaattgagtaatgctattcgTCACGCTCACTTATCGCATTTATTTTATACCGGTTGATTTGCCGTATTTTAAGTGGCTTGCTTTTACATAGCTGTCGTAGATGTGTTATCGGTTTGAACATGTTCAACTCAAGCTATAcatcaaattcaaacaaatcCAGACACAAAAAGGAACTTCAGATTACCACATCGAGGGTGCTTAATACCTTTACTTTCCCAGCTCAAATGCTTAATCCCTTTTCCCAAAcatgtttattgtttatgacCTTAAGCAAACGGAAATTGAATGAGAATACATTCTGAAAAAtgacttgaaaaataaaagtgaaataaaaagtaACATAAAAGGCAAAGCAAGGGAGCATTGTAATAAATGAACTGACCAAATGTGGAGTTGGAAAATTTCCAAGCAAGAATTAAATTGTATGCCCGATATGGGGTGACACTAGACCCTAGTGTTGAATTCCAGCTTTAATTCCTTACAATAagcaaaaataatttagtttggAGACCTTTACACGTAAGTTTGTAAACACAGCAAGTACCGCTTAGAATactatgtcatttttttttttttcaattttttgaatggactctttcatatttattcattgaaaaaaagatcaagagcataaagccCTTACATCATTaaaaagcataaagctctgataaatcatagtCAAAGCTATGAGATTACAACGtcataaaaacaaacataaaaatcttacaatcaagttttatctatgacttcaacatccGCTAACTCATGTCCAAAACTTCAGTTATAAAACAATTTGCTCCAAACAAACTCAATCTAATATATAGGTAGTCCATATTCCcaacatttattttcttggcTATGAGGGCAAAaccctcacaccgaaactaatcCTCAACGACTCAAAGGCTAGGACAAAAACCTTCACCTCAAAGATCACTCGTGAAAGTAGatctaaggagaagtcaaaTCCTTATtcaaaaatgcaacaaaaacacaataaaaaaactaGCAAACAACTACAACAACCGAGGCGAGGGAGGTGAAAAGCCCAATTGATTCCGGGGAGGCAAAGAGCGGCGCAGCACAGTGAAGGGCGAACAGAGGCAGCGCAGCATATGCAAATGAATGGCCAGAGCAACTGGATTGAtcggaaaaaccaaaaaaataaactgaaaaaagaaaggcaaaaaaaaaaaaaaaggagatggggaggaaagaagaggggagtCCTCCCCACAGGTTTGGTTTTTTCCCTCTAAGTTTTCCTACTACGTCCATTTGTAAATGGCATACGAATTGCAGAGTAGTAATTCTCATTTTATTGGCTAATGTAGCCCGTGTTGCATGAATTGTCACATCAGTTTCTAAATTTTAATTGTTGTAAAAACTGTAATACCCataataatgaaagaaaaactaCTTGCGATCATACTATAACGGCAAATCATTATTCTAGcaagagaaaattatatattggACG
Protein-coding sequences here:
- the LOC132166661 gene encoding protein TONSOKU-like — protein: MLMNPRCCLKVLILKKCQLGLTGVLHMIQALAGNGSLQELSLADNAYLDKHYSLEYNLTGKGSSEFLKQELNISENSLKGCATEQVDNAQQGLCTVNTDYNQLEVADSEDDPIRVDAAASGIDDSCASSCQKNECQFIQELSTAVHMAEKLSFLDLSNNGFSTQIAETLYTAWSSLRGGSAERHIEDKTIHLFLKGNKCCIVKSCCKN